The Numida meleagris isolate 19003 breed g44 Domestic line chromosome 7, NumMel1.0, whole genome shotgun sequence genome contains a region encoding:
- the RPL5 gene encoding 60S ribosomal protein L5, producing MGFVKVVKNKAYFKRYQVKFRRRREGKTDYYARKRLVIQDKNKYNTPKYRMIVRVTNRDIICQIAYARIEGDMIVCAAYAHELPKYGVKVGLTNYAAAYCTGLLLARRLLNKFGLDKIYEGQVEVTGDEYNVESVDGKPGAFTCYLDAGLARTTTGNKVFGALKGAVDGGLSIPHSTKRFPGYDSESKEFNAEVHRKHIMGQNVADYMRYLMEEDEDAYKKQFSQYIKNNITPDGMEEMYKKAHAAIRDNPVHEKKPKREVKKKRVNSTKMSLAQKKDRVAQKKASFLRAQERAADS from the exons ATG GGGTTTGTGAAAGTTGTCAAGAATAAGGCCTACTTCAAGAGATACCAAGTAAAATTCAGGAGAAGGAGAG agggaaaaacgGATTACTATGCTCGTAAGCGTTTGGTAATTCAGGATAAAAACAAGTACAACACCCCTAAGTATAGGATGATTGTGCGTGTTACTAACAGAGACATCATTTGCCAG ATTGCCTATGCCAGGATTGAAGGCGACATGATTGTCTGTGCTGCTTACGCCCATGAGCTGCCAAAATATGGTGTGAAGGTTGGCCTGACCAATTATGCGGCAGCATACTGTACAGGTCTGCTGTTGGCACGCAGG CTTCTGAATAAATTTGGCCTTGATAAGATCTATGAAGGCCAAGTTGAAGTGACTGGTGATGAATACAATGTGGAAAGCGTGGACGGAAAGCCTGGTGCTTTCACGTGTTACCTTGATGCAGGTCTTGCCAGAACTACTACTGGAAACAAAGTTTTTGGTGCTCTGAAGGGTGCAGTGGATGGTGGTCTGTCCATCCCTCACAG TACCAAGCGTTTCCCTGGTTATGactcagaaagcaaagaattcaATGCAGAGGTTCACCGCAAGCATATTATGGGCCAAAATGTTGCAGATTATATGCGTTACCTGAtggaggaggatgaagatgCTTACAAAAAACAGTTCTCCCAGTACATAAAGAACAATATAACACCTGATGGG ATGGAAGAAATGTATAAAAAAGCCCATGCTGCTATACGGGATAATCCAGTCCATGAAAAGAAACCCAAGAGAGAAGTCAAGAAAAAGAG AGTGAACAGTACCAAGATGTCCCTCGCCCAGAAGAAAGACCGGGTTGCTCAGAAGAAGGCTAGCTTCCTCAGGGCCCAGGAGCGTGCAGCTGATAGTTAA